A DNA window from Penaeus vannamei isolate JL-2024 chromosome 5, ASM4276789v1, whole genome shotgun sequence contains the following coding sequences:
- the LOC113814184 gene encoding serine/threonine-protein kinase 16, which translates to MNTVGLAILVRMGNCLCAKETIKINGRRYYVRERLGEGGFSTVDLIEDAASHKLYALKRITCHSQEDQKVALTEVEYHRSLSHSNIVECIDSDLVGVPDLMGNRTSQVLIVLPYCQRGTLHDELMRRQKTGTHLDEVVVLTLFRGICEAVQCMHSAKPHPLAHRDIKTANVLIKDDLTPLLMDLGSVARARVEINGSSEARKLQDEAAERSSMPYRAPELFNVESFCHIDERTDVWSLGCLLYALCFYRSPFEAVYERGDSVALAVASGITKYPENHSYSEDLIELIKSIVKVDPNERPYLDSIIGQLDQLLNKSSGAV; encoded by the exons ATGAACACGGTTGGTTTGGCTATTTTAGTAAGAATGGGCAACTGCCTTTGCGCCAAAGAAACTATCAAAATTAATGGCCGCAGATATTATGTCAGAGAACGTCTAGGAGAAGG AGGGTTCAGCACAGTAGATCTAATTGAAGATGCAGCATCACATAAACTTTATGCACTTAAACGTATTACATGTCACTCTCAGGAGGATCAAAAg gTTGCACTAACAGAAGTGGAGTATCATAGGTCACTAAGTCATTCCAACATTGTAGAATGCATAGACTCAGACCTTGTAGGAGTTCCAGATCTCATGGGAAATCGCACCTCACAGGTCCTTATTGTATTGCCATATTGTCAG AGAGGGACATTACATGATGAACTGATGCGCAGACAAAAAACAGGAACCCATCTAGATGAG GTGGTGGTGTTGACTCTGTTCCGAGGGATATGCGAGGCTGTGCAGTGCATGCATAGTGCCAAGCCACATCCACTGGCACATCGTGACATCAAAACAGCTAATGTTCTCATAAAGGATGATTTGACGCCTCTCCTCATGGATCTAG GGTCTGTGGCTCGTGCAAGAGTTGAGATAAATGGAAGCTCAGAAGCCCGGAAATTGCAGGATGAAGCTGCAGAGAGAAGCTCTATGCCTTATAGGGCTCCAGAACTCTTCAATGTAGAATCATTTTGTCACATTGATGAGCGAACAGATGTGTGG TCGCTGGGTTGTTTGCTGTATGCACTCTGCTTCTACAGATCTCCATTTGAAGCTGTTTACGAAAGAGGGGACAGTGTAGCCTTAGCAGTAGCGAGTGGAATTACCAAATATCCTGAAAATCATTCATACTCTGAA GACCTCATTGAACTCATCAAGAGCATAGTAAAAGTGGATCCAAATGAACGGCCATATCTAGACTCTATTATTGGCCAACTGGATCAGCTTCTCAACAAGTCTTCAGGGGCAGTTTAG